In Gigantopelta aegis isolate Gae_Host chromosome 6, Gae_host_genome, whole genome shotgun sequence, the following are encoded in one genomic region:
- the LOC121376348 gene encoding interferon-inducible GTPase 5-like: MENEQEIRGGDFSASAVLDKIIKDCQSNFKAAQLTDTSVFCISNYHRERWQFEELMEQLIVALPEMKRMSLLLSIGPVSKQVIGQKTKFLTDRIWQVASISAMAAAGGSVVPVPLLGGAIGVAADVTILLHEVDFYLKQYGLNDESLKQLADRTNTKVDYYVKSLKFASTLVTKRQSIKAFVIDMIKKEAAKQAEKRTFQEFARLIPIIGMAVAGGISFGTCYYFLRKTIQQFETDAVAVVDAAIRKTS; encoded by the coding sequence ATGGAAAATGAACAGGAAATCCGAGGAGGGGATTTCTCAGCGAGTGCTGTGCTGGACAAAATAATCAAAGACTGCCAAAGCAATTTTAAAGCTGCCCAGCTGACCGACACTAGCGTGTTTTGTATTTCTAATTACCACAGAGAGAGGTGGCAGTTTGAAGAGCTCATGGAACAACTGATAGTCGCACTGCCGGAGATGAAGAGGATGTCTCTATTACTTTCCATTGGCCCAGTATCCAAACAAGTCATTGGACAGAAAACCAAGTTCCTTACGGACAGGATTTGGCAGGTAGCTTCCATATCCGCCATGGCTGCAGCGGGTGGTTCAGTTGTGCCGGTTCCGTTACTAGGTGGCGCTATTGGCGTTGCTGCGGATGTCACTATTCTGCTACACGAGGTAGACTTCTACCTGAAACAATACGGTCTAAACGACGAGTCACTGAAGCAACTGGCGGACCGCACCAACACGAAAGTTGACTATTACGTAAAGTCACTCAAGTTCGCCTCGACACTTGTTACCAAACGGCAGAGCATCAAGGCCTTCGTCATTGACATGATAAAGAAGGAAGCTGCCAAACAGGCTGAGAAGAGAACATTTCAAGAATTTGCAAGACTGATACCAATAATAGGCATGGCTGTGGCAGGCGGAATATCTTTTGGTACTTGCTATTATTTCCTGAGGAAGACCATCCAGCAGTTTGAGACTGATGCAGTTGCTGTTGTCGATGCTGCAATTAGGAAGACATCCTAG
- the LOC121373992 gene encoding uncharacterized protein LOC121373992: protein MMLKVAKEAGSSTADEKFEGIKITRWQTLFNVTESMARVNSTLALSVSSIWLGTKIINCFQNDVSLTEEMQDIVTGVIVGIETTAKILRKPLESMYLPLTGTFLAESGITLAIVSVDIHGSQLPTTLQTAQKFLEDDLKQFLSQKKDPPKSWIEQYKKKHHKKMPELTEDEQIIKSMLQAHVRRMGKKKSGDDASIPC, encoded by the exons ATGATGTTGAAAGTGGCTAAAGAAGCTGGTAGTTCGACTGCTGATGAAAAATTTGAGGGGATAAAGATAACTAG aTGGCAGACGCTGTTCAATGTAACAGAGTCGATGGCTCGAGTCAACAGCACACTTGCTCTGTCGGTTTCATCGATCTGGCTTGGGACGAAAATAATTAACTGTTTTCAGAATGACGTCAGTTTGACTGAAGAAATGCAGGATATTGTTACC GGAGTCATTGTTGGTATAGAAACTACTGCCAAAATTCTCAGAAAGCCGCTTGAATCAATGTACCTTCCCCTGACGGGAACCTTTCTGGCAGAGTCTGGCATTACTCTGGCAATAGTATCAGTGGATATCCACGGTTCCCAGCTGCCAACAACCCTGCAAACAGCTCAGAAATTTCTAGAAgatgatttaaaacaatttcttaGCCAGAAAAAGGACCCACCCAAGTCATGGATAGAACAGTACAagaaaaaacaccacaaaaagATGCCAGAGTTGACAGAAgatgaacaaattataaaatcTATGTTACAAGCTCACGTGAGACgcatggggaaaaaaaaaagcgGTGATGACGCCAGCATTCCCTGTTAG